A DNA window from Providencia huaxiensis contains the following coding sequences:
- a CDS encoding NUDIX hydrolase gives MSVKIIDKLGLITLSDHKIAMVRSHNKSLFYIPGGKREQGETDEQALCREIAEELKLELDAASIRFYGEFIGPADGKSDGTQVRIRCYFADYTGEPQPAAEIAELDWFSINDLPRCSSTAVTILTHLKKEGLIK, from the coding sequence ATGAGTGTTAAAATCATTGATAAGCTTGGGTTGATCACCTTATCAGACCACAAAATTGCGATGGTGCGTTCCCATAATAAAAGTTTATTTTATATACCCGGTGGAAAACGTGAGCAAGGTGAGACTGACGAACAAGCACTCTGCCGTGAGATTGCTGAAGAATTAAAACTTGAGCTAGATGCCGCTTCTATCCGGTTTTATGGTGAGTTCATTGGCCCTGCTGATGGAAAATCAGATGGAACGCAAGTCCGTATTCGTTGTTACTTTGCGGACTATACAGGGGAGCCACAACCCGCAGCTGAGATTGCTGAATTGGATTGGTTTAGCATTAACGATTTACCTCGCTGCTCAAGCACAGCGGTGACTATTTTAACTCACTTAAAAAAAGAAGGTTTGATTAAATAG
- a CDS encoding DUF4377 domain-containing protein → MKKIILATSMFVLLAGCQNMKPAETDNTKTFYIDSSLADCMGVAPMKCMKVKENPSDDWQLFYSSIQGFEYQPGFSYTIQVKQFNVPNPPADAPSIRYELVKIVEKK, encoded by the coding sequence ATGAAAAAAATTATACTTGCCACTTCCATGTTCGTACTACTTGCTGGATGCCAGAACATGAAACCCGCAGAGACTGATAATACAAAAACTTTTTATATTGATTCTTCACTTGCTGATTGTATGGGCGTTGCCCCAATGAAATGTATGAAAGTGAAAGAAAACCCAAGTGATGACTGGCAACTTTTTTATAGCTCAATTCAAGGCTTCGAATATCAACCAGGCTTCTCTTATACTATACAAGTGAAGCAATTCAATGTACCAAACCCACCGGCTGATGCCCCAAGTATTCGTTATGAATTGGTAAAAATCGTTGAGAAAAAATAA